From a region of the Ardenticatena maritima genome:
- a CDS encoding LON peptidase substrate-binding domain-containing protein produces the protein MAQVPTLPFHPSETVLFPGMVHVTEVPPSARAIVEQCYREESPMAVVYARHGRIPQRWPRVGTAGYVTQVEEVDTDVLKCAIIGGERIWVEGVRAHGEYPHAYIAPFPLEETEHDMLHTLTADVRRRLLTYLGLLEAIQGEPLTRQNIPEAPLAVAFFTAIAVQLPGNIKEFLLAIPSLRQLLLTEIEMLRHEIALLEEMAERYRKNAMPELIDTPLGAVSLN, from the coding sequence ATGGCACAGGTTCCCACACTTCCATTCCACCCCAGTGAGACCGTCCTCTTTCCGGGCATGGTTCACGTGACTGAAGTGCCGCCTTCGGCGCGCGCCATCGTGGAGCAATGCTACCGGGAAGAATCGCCGATGGCGGTTGTGTATGCCCGGCACGGGCGCATCCCCCAACGCTGGCCGCGGGTCGGCACAGCCGGCTATGTGACCCAGGTGGAAGAGGTTGACACCGACGTCCTCAAATGCGCCATCATTGGGGGAGAACGCATCTGGGTGGAAGGTGTGCGCGCCCACGGTGAGTACCCGCATGCCTACATCGCGCCATTCCCGCTTGAAGAAACCGAGCACGATATGCTGCACACCCTGACCGCTGACGTGCGTCGCCGCCTGCTCACCTATCTCGGCTTGCTCGAAGCCATCCAGGGCGAGCCGCTCACACGCCAAAACATTCCCGAAGCGCCGCTGGCTGTGGCGTTTTTCACGGCGATTGCCGTCCAACTTCCCGGCAACATCAAGGAATTTTTGCTCGCCATTCCCAGCCTGCGGCAACTTCTTCTCACCGAAATTGAAATGTTGCGGCATGAAATCGCCTTGCTGGAAGAAATGGCTGAACGCTATCGCAAAAACGCCATGCCTGAACTGATTGACACTCCCTTAGGCGCGGTTTCGTTGAATTGA
- a CDS encoding ferritin, with product MQKAIQDALNEQINREFYASYLYLAMAAHFEAQSLDGFAGWMYAQSEEEYGHAMRILKYMLERGAQVELKAIAAPPEEFGSPLDIFKQALAHEQHVTQAIHALYKLAAEHEDYPTMKHLDWFIEEQVEEEDTVGRIVDRLQMAGDDRAALLMLDSELAQRSGEEESDEA from the coding sequence ATGCAAAAAGCCATCCAAGACGCTTTGAACGAGCAAATCAACCGCGAGTTCTACGCCTCGTATCTCTACCTGGCAATGGCGGCGCATTTTGAAGCCCAGAGCCTTGACGGGTTCGCCGGCTGGATGTATGCGCAAAGCGAAGAAGAATACGGACACGCCATGCGCATCCTCAAATACATGCTGGAACGCGGCGCCCAAGTGGAATTGAAAGCCATCGCCGCACCGCCCGAAGAATTTGGCAGCCCGCTCGACATCTTCAAGCAAGCCCTGGCGCACGAACAGCACGTGACGCAAGCCATTCACGCGCTTTACAAACTCGCCGCCGAGCATGAAGACTACCCCACAATGAAACATCTCGACTGGTTTATTGAAGAACAAGTCGAAGAAGAAGACACCGTCGGGCGAATTGTGGACCGCTTGCAAATGGCGGGCGACGACCGCGCCGCCTTGCTCATGCTCGACAGTGAACTCGCCCAACGTTCGGGTGAAGAAGAAAGCGACGAAGCCTAA
- a CDS encoding ABC transporter ATP-binding protein, which produces MRNHIVELVEVSKSFDTEGPAAVNNLTLNVYEGEVLALLGPSGCGKTTTLRLIAGFEQPDTGIIRVGDRIVAGPGRWVPPEQRGIGIVFQEYALFPHMSVADNVAFGLHRLPRAEREQRVREVLDLVGLGEYASRYPHELSGGQQQRVALARALAPQPVVVLLDEPFSNLDADLRQYMRHEVKRILREWGSTAIFVTHDQEEALSVGDRVAVLNAGRLEQVGTPEYVFHHPATRFVADFLGLADFLPARSTQDGLETEIGFVRQPVPGELGRALEVMIRPHDVRLRFAPEGRGLIVGRQFHGDCYVYAVQLPSGRIVHSEQDHTVDMPVGTRVDVLLDAGHTLTCFEGERAILCPQECELPALRVQHQTEPLAMPPVEMHAPR; this is translated from the coding sequence ATGAGAAATCACATCGTTGAACTTGTCGAGGTCTCCAAATCTTTTGATACAGAAGGACCAGCCGCTGTGAACAATCTCACCTTGAATGTTTATGAAGGTGAGGTGTTGGCGTTGCTTGGTCCGAGCGGCTGTGGCAAAACAACCACCCTGCGCCTGATTGCGGGCTTTGAGCAACCGGACACTGGTATCATCCGTGTGGGCGACCGTATTGTGGCTGGGCCGGGGCGTTGGGTGCCGCCAGAACAACGCGGCATTGGGATTGTGTTTCAGGAATATGCGCTTTTCCCGCACATGAGCGTCGCGGACAACGTGGCGTTTGGGTTGCATCGGTTGCCCCGTGCTGAACGTGAGCAGCGCGTGCGCGAAGTGCTGGACTTGGTGGGGTTGGGCGAATATGCCTCGCGGTATCCTCACGAGTTGAGCGGTGGACAGCAGCAACGTGTAGCGTTGGCGCGCGCCCTGGCGCCTCAGCCGGTTGTGGTGCTTTTGGATGAACCGTTCAGCAATCTCGATGCCGATTTGCGCCAGTACATGCGCCACGAGGTCAAGCGCATTTTGCGCGAATGGGGAAGCACCGCCATCTTCGTCACGCATGACCAGGAAGAGGCGCTCTCTGTTGGGGACCGCGTGGCGGTGCTGAACGCCGGACGCCTGGAGCAAGTGGGCACGCCGGAGTACGTCTTCCATCATCCGGCGACGCGCTTTGTGGCTGATTTCCTTGGGCTGGCGGACTTTTTGCCGGCACGCTCTACCCAAGATGGCTTGGAAACCGAGATTGGGTTTGTGCGCCAACCTGTGCCGGGCGAGTTGGGGCGTGCGTTGGAAGTGATGATTCGCCCGCACGATGTGCGTTTGCGCTTTGCACCCGAAGGGCGCGGTTTGATTGTGGGACGTCAATTCCATGGCGATTGTTATGTGTACGCGGTGCAACTTCCGTCGGGGCGTATCGTGCATAGCGAGCAGGACCACACGGTGGATATGCCGGTGGGGACGCGCGTGGACGTGTTGCTGGATGCGGGACACACGCTGACTTGTTTTGAAGGCGAACGTGCTATCTTGTGCCCGCAAGAATGCGAGTTGCCGGCGCTGCGTGTGCAGCACCAGACAGAGCCCTTGGCGATGCCGCCTGTGGAGATGCACGCGCCGCGTTGA